The following are encoded together in the Hoplias malabaricus isolate fHopMal1 chromosome 3, fHopMal1.hap1, whole genome shotgun sequence genome:
- the sost gene encoding sclerostin, with the protein MHVSVCVALLQLWPLLLLLLQVCVSGAEAWGALKNDATELITEFTEEHTPHTPPQQDRHPPGNSTINQAKNGGRRQSANTGPQYGASELSCRELRSTRYITDGSCRSAKPVKELVCSGQCLPAHLMANSILRSKWWRSNASDYRCVPAHARTQRVQLHCPNGQSRTYKIRVVTSCKCKRYTRHHNQSDVKEPSQKQRRNKKHTRVQQSRGRSREPTISSNSY; encoded by the exons AtgcatgtgtcagtgtgtgtggctCTGCTGCAGTTGTGGCCGTtgttactgctgctgctgcaggtgtgtgtgagcggaGCGGAGGCATGGGGTGCACTCAAAAACGATGCCACGGAGCTCATCACAGAGTtcacagaggaacacacacctcacacaccgCCACAGCAGGACAGGCATCCACCTGGAAACAGCACCATCAACCAGGCCAAGAACGGAGGCCGGAGACAATCCGCCAACACCGGACCCCAATATG GAGCGTCCGAGTTGAGCTGTCGTGAGCTGCGCTCCACCCGCTACATCACAGATGGCTCCTGCCGCAGTGCTAAGCCAGTgaaggagctggtgtgttcagGCCAGTGTCTGCCTGCTCATCTCATGGCCAACTCTATCCTGCGAAGCAAGTGGTGGCGCAGTAACGCATCCGATTATCGATGTGTTCCTGCCCACGCCCGCACCCAGCGCGTCCAGCTGCATTGCCCCAACGGCCAGAGTCGGACCTACAAGATCCGGGTGGTCACCTCCTGCAAGTGCAAGCGCTACACTCGCCACCACAACCAGTCCGACGTGAAAGAACCTTCCCAAAAACAGCGACGTAACAAGAAGCACACACGTGTCCAACAGTCACGAGGCCGGAGCAGAGAGCCCACTATCAGCAGTAACTCCTACTGA
- the dusp3a gene encoding dual specificity protein phosphatase 3 → MKRHQSPVKAPADVSVPDTEATVQQLNELLSNGSGFYSLPAQHFNEVFPRIFIGNAFVAQNVMRLQRLGVTHILNVAEGNSFMHVNTNAEFYAGTGITYHGIKANDTEQFNLSAFFEEAADFIDKGLAHANGKGKVYVHCREGYSRSPTIVIAYLMLRHKMDVRAATATVRHKREIGPNDGFLRQLCQLNEKLAKEGKLKSK, encoded by the exons ATGAAGAGGCACCAGAGCCCCGTGAAGGCGCCGGCGGATGTGAGCGTTCCTGACACCGAGGCCACGGTGCAACAACTCAACGAGCTTCTGTCCAACGGCAGCGGTTTCTACAGTTTACCAGCACAGCACTTCAACGAGGTCTTCCCCAGGATCTTCATCGGAAATGC GTTTGTGGCTCAGAATGTGATGCGTCTACAGCGGCTTGGAGTGACACACATTCTCAATGTTGCAGAGGGCAACTCCTTCATGCACGTCAACACCAATGCTGAGTTCTACGCAGGAACCGGGATTACGTACCATGGAATAAAGGCCAACGACACTGAACAGTTTAACCTCAGTGCCTTCTTTGAGGAGGCAGCCGACTTCATTGATAAGGGTCTGGCACATGCCAATGGAAAAG GTAAAGTGTACGTTCACTGCCGAGAAGGCTACAGCCGCTCTCCGACTATCGTCATCGCTTACCTCATGCTCAGACACAAGATGGATGTTCGGGCGGCCACAGCTACAGTTCGACACAAGCGGGAAATTGGGCCCAACGACGGCTTCCTGCGCCAGCTGTGCCAGCTCAACGAGAAGCTCGCCAAGGAGGGCAAGCTGAAGAGCAAATGA